One genomic region from Rosa rugosa chromosome 1, drRosRugo1.1, whole genome shotgun sequence encodes:
- the LOC133716862 gene encoding uncharacterized protein LOC133716862 has product MRTSSLGTGRSIDLNFGSTGSTGAGGSIDINFGPAGGSIDINFGSTSSTDDGRSIDLNFGSTYSTGGQTSLQQRGGDHQEVQTLPLFPVHGEDVFGNLKATSEEGSAFGYYSGGSGGYHSGSNVSLELSLNPSGAAD; this is encoded by the exons atgagaactagttctcttggtactggtagatccattgatctcaattttgggtccactggttctactggtgctggtggatccatcgacatcaattttgggccagctggtggatccattgacatcaattttgggtccactagttctactgatgatggtagatccattgatctcaactttggttccacctattctactg gaggacaaacatccctgcaacaacgaggaggagatcaccaggaggttcaaactcttcctctgttccctgtgcacggcgaggacgtctttggtaacctgaaggctacttccgaggaaggtagcgcttttggttactattctggtggctcaggcggttaccacagtggctcaaacgtttctcttgagctcagcctcaacccatccggagctgctgactag